Proteins encoded in a region of the Sphingomonas sp. HMP9 genome:
- a CDS encoding Rossmann fold domain-containing protein, which yields MLLILERGGDIATLVRGVAGGSRVVLIPATFDPLAMAQARAAIGPLAIELAPAVRVNAVVAPEGADPADVEAAVTFLENAPSTTGQLLELG from the coding sequence GTGCTGCTGATACTCGAACGGGGTGGGGATATCGCGACGCTCGTGCGCGGCGTGGCGGGCGGATCGCGAGTCGTGCTGATCCCGGCGACTTTCGATCCGCTGGCGATGGCGCAGGCGCGGGCGGCGATCGGGCCACTCGCGATCGAACTGGCACCTGCGGTTCGGGTGAATGCGGTCGTGGCGCCTGAAGGCGCCGATCCGGCCGACGTGGAGGCCGCCGTGACGTTTCTTGAAAACGCGCCATCGACCACCGGGCAGCTACTCGAATTGGGCTGA
- a CDS encoding dihydroneopterin aldolase has protein sequence MEDSLQLEVHDLEVQVLTGIYSEETHLPQPLRISLTVDMVCPKRFAPDTPLSASKNYLDLKNAATTALPPGVHFTLIEGVADHICETLFLQDARVLRVMVKIVKLAIAEADEAIGVTLVRHRR, from the coding sequence ATGGAAGACAGTCTTCAACTCGAAGTCCACGATCTCGAAGTGCAGGTCCTGACCGGCATCTATTCGGAAGAGACGCATTTGCCGCAGCCGCTGCGGATCTCGCTGACCGTCGACATGGTCTGCCCGAAGCGATTCGCGCCGGATACGCCGCTGTCGGCGTCGAAGAACTATCTCGACCTCAAGAACGCCGCGACTACGGCGCTGCCGCCGGGCGTACATTTCACGCTGATCGAAGGCGTCGCGGACCATATCTGCGAGACGCTGTTCCTGCAGGATGCGCGCGTGCTGCGGGTGATGGTGAAGATCGTGAAGCTGGCGATCGCCGAAGCCGACGAGGCGATCGGCGTGACGCTCGTCCGCCATCGCCGCTGA
- a CDS encoding GNAT family N-acetyltransferase, giving the protein MITLVPLANINPTAVEMLLDAAFGPDRFTRTAYTIRGGAKPVAALSFAAVEDGTLVGSIQCWPIALVAEDRMVSLIMLGPVAVAPGHQGDGIGRRLMAQALDAATGEGLDHALMLIGDPEYYGRFFGFSAERTGRWNAPGPVERHRLLARGDAVPDNAGMLGPRLAESIRATASA; this is encoded by the coding sequence TTGATCACTCTCGTCCCCCTTGCCAACATCAACCCGACCGCGGTCGAGATGCTGCTCGATGCCGCCTTCGGCCCCGACCGGTTCACGCGCACGGCCTACACGATCCGTGGTGGCGCCAAACCAGTCGCCGCGCTCAGCTTCGCCGCTGTCGAGGATGGCACGCTCGTCGGCTCGATCCAGTGCTGGCCGATCGCCCTGGTCGCCGAGGACAGGATGGTGTCCCTGATCATGCTCGGCCCCGTCGCCGTTGCGCCCGGTCATCAGGGCGACGGCATCGGTCGCCGCCTGATGGCCCAGGCGCTCGATGCTGCGACTGGCGAAGGCCTCGACCATGCGCTCATGCTGATCGGCGACCCCGAGTATTACGGCCGCTTCTTCGGCTTTTCGGCGGAGCGCACCGGACGCTGGAACGCGCCCGGCCCGGTCGAGCGCCACCGCCTGCTCGCGCGCGGCGATGCGGTGCCGGACAACGCCGGGATGCTGGGGCCGCGCCTGGCAGAAAGCATCCGGGCCACCGCATCCGCATAA